One Verrucomicrobiia bacterium DNA window includes the following coding sequences:
- a CDS encoding pyridoxamine 5'-phosphate oxidase family protein: protein MAAFQGNNPESVINFIRTNLPRHKQFALSTVDGSGNPWTVCLNLSFDDELNIIWKSRKDTEHSQHILLHPQVAVCVFSEEEGVGDFGFYAKALAHEVTDLVEIEKCIAIRYLQKGKPAPAMTDFLGDSPDRLYMACLTEAWVNDDSHVKTPVALPILQGR from the coding sequence ATGGCTGCTTTTCAGGGGAACAATCCGGAATCGGTTATCAATTTTATCCGCACCAACCTGCCTCGACACAAGCAGTTTGCCTTGTCGACCGTTGATGGGTCGGGCAACCCCTGGACAGTATGTTTAAACCTGAGTTTTGATGACGAGCTGAACATTATTTGGAAATCCCGCAAGGATACAGAGCACTCGCAGCATATTCTTCTCCACCCTCAGGTTGCGGTGTGTGTATTCAGCGAAGAAGAGGGTGTGGGTGATTTTGGCTTCTACGCCAAAGCCTTGGCACATGAGGTGACAGACCTGGTGGAAATAGAAAAGTGCATCGCTATCCGGTACCTGCAAAAAGGAAAGCCAGCTCCTGCTATGACCGACTTTCTCGGTGATTCCCCAGACCGCTTGTACATGGCCTGCCTTACGGAGGCGTGGGTGAACGATGACAGTCATGTTAAGACACCTGTTGCCTTACCCATTCTCCAAGGGCGTTAA